The Ricinus communis isolate WT05 ecotype wild-type chromosome 8, ASM1957865v1, whole genome shotgun sequence sequence tcttggaccttgacttTGTTTGTAATTGgaccttgtagcatgctcaatggatccttagctttatctttggttttcttgttgtcctctccatcaagtccatctttaagcttggccatgtccatatcattccctccttttttaggatgattcgtcctcgaatcaagttcatcacctacattaaaaggactcaaatcagcaacattaaatgtaccactcacattatactcacctttcaaatcaatcttgtaggcattgtcattgatcCTCTCAAGGACTTGAAATAGACCATTACCCATCGGACTTAGTTtagactttctttgatttgggaacctttcCATGCgaaaatgcacccaaacccaatctccAGGTTGGAATACCATTGGAATTCGTCCTTTATTAACCCTCTCGGccacttttgcattttgcttctcaattctctctttaacttGTTTGTGTAGCTTTTTAACCAAATCTGCCTTAGAAAAACCTTCAAcactaacaagcttgttaagaggcaaatgaatcaaatcaataggagttaaaggattaaagccatatacaatttcaaatggtgaagtgtgtgtagtgctatgaacagctctattatatgcaaattcaacatatgGCAACAAATCCTcccaagattttaaattcctaGAAATCAAAGCACGAAGCAATTGAACCAAGGTCCTATTCATAACTTCAGTTTGTCAATTTGTCTATGGATGGCAAGTAGTAGAAAAAAACAATTTAGTTCCTAACTTACCCCATAGCACAcgccaaaagtgacttagaaatttaacatctctatcactaacaatggtCCTAGGTACTCCATGCAAACGCATAACTTCTCTAAGAAACAAATCAGCAATATGGACAGCATCATCACTTTTATGGCAAGGGATAAAGTGAGCCATTTTACTAAACCtatccacaacaacaaatatGCTATCTCTACCTTTCCTAGATCTCGGCAAATCAAGTACAAAGTTCATAGACAAATCTGTCCAAGGAACATCAAGAATAGGTAAAGGTGTATATAACCCCTGGGGTTGCAATTTGGACTTAGCTTTCAAACACACAATGCATTGACCATaaattttatgcacatcacgTTTCATGCATGGCCAATGAAAATGCtcaatcagaatatcataagTCTTTTGCACCCCAAAATGACCCATTAAACCACCCCCATGTGCTTCCCTAACCAATACAGCCCGCAAAGAACAATTAGGAATACAAAGgcgatttttcttgaaaagaaacccctcaaacacataaaaatcaGCAGAAACAGCCCTATTAGCACAAGTTGTAAACATGCTGCTGAAATCATTATCACTCACATACAACTCTTTTATGAACTCAAAGCCTAGCAATTTAGAATCAAGAGTAGTAAGTAAAGTATACCTGCGAGATAGTGCATCAGCAACCACATTCTCCATAcctttcttgtatttgatCACATATGGGAATGTCTCAATGAACTCCATCCACTTAGCATGTCTTCGATTCAGTTTGTCTTGCCCCTTGAGATGCTTCAAACTCTCATGATCTGTGTGGATGAAAAATTCTTTGGGCCATAAATAGTGTTGCCATGTTTGCAAGGCTCGAACCAAAGCATAGAGTTCTTTGTCATATGTTGGGTACCGAAGGGCTGCTCCATTtagtttttcactaaaatagcatataggTCTGCCCTCTTGCATCAAAACAACCCCAATCCCAATGCCACtagcatcacactcaatctcaaaggttttgtcaaagttaggtaaaaCCAACAAAGGAGCAGCACACAACTTATCTTTAGGCATATTAAAAGCATGTTCTTGTGCATCACCCCAAGTAAACCCaacatttttcttgacaatttcaTTCAAAGGTGCAGCTATACTActaaagtccttaatgaacctcctatagaaactagccaagccatgaaaactcctaacttgGCTAATATTTTTAGGTGTTGGCCACTCCCTAATTGCTTCCACTTTCTCCACATCAACCTCGAGCCCCTTTGAACTAATAACAAAACTAAGGAAATTAACTTTATCCATGCAAAAAGCACACTTTTTCAAATTGGCATACAAATTTTCTACCCTAAGAATGTCTAGAACCCTACGCACATGCATGACATGATCATCAATGGACTTGGAATAAactaagatatcatcaaaatacacaaccaTAAATTTACTAAGACACTCACACAAGACATGGTTCATCAACCTAAGTACTAGGTGCATTTGTaagtccaaaaggcataactaaccactcataaAGACCATACTTAGTCTTAAAAGccgttttccactcatcaccaGTTTTCATacgaatttgataataaccagaacacaaatcaatcttagtaaacaaacatgcaccatgcaactcatcaagcatatcatctaacctaggaatgggatgacgatactttaccgttattttattgattgcacgacagtccacacacattctccatgtgccatccttctttggaacCAAAATCACTAGAACCGCACAAGGACTTAAGCTCTCACGCACATACCCCTTTGACATCAGTTCTTCCACTTACCTTTGAAGCTCCTTTGTCTCATTTGGATTActtctataggctggtctatttggtatgGAAGCCCCGGGTATGAAGTCTATTTGATGTTCTATCCCTCTTTGAGGAGGTAATCCACTTGGCATTTCCTCGGGAAAGACATCAgcaaattcctgcaaaagattagcaaacacactcggcaaggaaagatcaagttcagtagtgttcaaatatacatctttataAGTAACAACAAATAACATCCGACTTGAATGAAATGCATGCCTAACTTCACTTTCCCTAGCCAAAAAACTACCCTTtgcctttgttttctctttaggCTGAATCTCACCCTTTGGATTTTCATGctcctttttgttattttcagcCTCACACCTCTCTCTTTCCAACTTACATTGGTCATCATATACTTTcttaggagaaagaggtgtcaAAGTAACTTTTCTCCCATCCTTCACAAATGAGTACCTATTTAGAAAGCCATCATGGAAAGCCCTTGTATCAAATTCCCATGGCCTACCTAACAAGATATGGCCAACATGCATTGGCACTACATCACATAGTGCCTCATCTGAATATCTACCAATTGTGAAAGGTACAACAACTTGCTTGATCTCACCACAATTATTTAACCATAACAATTTATAAGGTCTAGGATgtggaattagatttaaacccaatttttcaaccattaaagtgctagcaacatttgtacaactaccaccatcaataataacaagacaAGTCTTACCTTGTACATGGCATCTTGTGTGGAAAATGTTGTCTCTTTGCTGCTCCAAGGTATCATCTTCCTTCATTTGAACACTTAGTGTGCGCCTAGCCATCAAGAGCTCATCTCCCATAGGACCCTCAATGCAATCATCGCTGCCGTCTTCCAATTGTGGTATCTCATAATCATTATCACTCTCTTCATTTGCTGTTTCAATCTCCCCATGGTCTCTATCCACCATTGCCCGtttgtttggacattgtgaAGCAATATGTCCACGCTCCAAGCATTTGAAACACTTGAtgtctctattcttttctttgttgattTCGGATTTAGATGTGTCTTTGTTGCCTGAAATACTTTTCCCTTTGTTGTCATTGGGAATAACCTTATCATCACCTTTCTTACCTCCTTTCCAAGAATTAGACCAATGTGGCCTCCCACTCGAAGTGCCCTTATATTCAAACCTTGTTGTCCCTCTAGGTTTTagttgcttttccaccttaattgcaaggtgaactaactcctcaagctccacataatgttgcaactctaCCCTATTAACAATCTCCTTATTAAGCCCACCAATGAATCgtgccatggtagcttctCTATCCTCATCCAAATCAACCCTAGTCATGAGCATTTCCATCTCCTTATAATAATCCTCAACACTCTTTGTACCTTGCCTCAAAGATTGGAGTCTTTGATGTAACTCCATATGGTAATGTCTAGGTACAAAAtgccttctcatgatagtTTTGAGTGCAATCCAACTACTAATAGGCTCTTCCATGTTTCTTCTCCTACTAACCACCAACTGATCCCACCAAACTATAGCATAGTCACTAAATTGGATAACCACCAATTTcacctttttctctctctgaAAAGTTATGgcaatcaaagataaggtcaactcacttttcccactccaaatatgcCTCCGGATCAGTTTTCCCCAAGAAGGTAGGAATCCTAAGTTTGATACTACCCAAGTTcctatcaacatcatcatagtTCCCATAACCACCAAACTCACCACCAAAGTGTCCTCTACCTCTACCAAGATTTTGGTATCTCCTAGCTCCTCTACCCATGCCTCTACCAACCCCACCATAGGTTGCATTATCATACTCCTCAAAACCCTCATCAAAGTCATCTTCATTCACCCCAATTGGCTGACCATGATTACCTTGCACATTCCCCCCTTCATTAAGCCTATTTCCCAGACCTCGGGCAAGTGCATTAATTTGGTCCATAATGACTTATTGATTGGTTGCCATTTCCCTTTATTGGGCTGCCATGTCAAGTTGCAACCTCTCCATTTGctcattcatatttcttatgcTTTGTTGCACcctctcattttcatgcatttgtgcCGCGGGTATTGCCGGTAGTTGGCACATTATTACCTCCACTAGAACCACTTGACATGCTGCAATAAGAGTTAGTAcgcaataaaaaaattgaaggaaattaaggacctcaccaacactccctcacgtgtttactctcaattaatggggatggtcactcgtgtttcgcacaatcaagaatgatcacacaaggctgaaaactcacaccactcagcttgttttcaaggattcttatgtgaatcaataaccacatatcaagttatttcactatgcttgcaatgcaccaagaattatgatctaaaaagcttagttgaggcaaaacgcaaaagtcaagaaaattaaacaaatagtcacgctttcaataaaattaggacTACAAACAAGCGAAAACTTCAAacggatgcaaatgacatataaagaaacaatctagatgtaagaaacaagaaagttgCAGTTCAGCttgaaataggaaaagaaggaacagtaacaaaaacaagtgtttaatgaatcaagaacaatgaaaaactcaaaaagaagCAATGGGCATGTAAAAGGAACGAAAATAAGgtgaaagaaacaagaaattaagttCAAGAACCAAGCAATCAAGTTTCAACCCGAATGGAAATTTCTAACCAAACAGTATTGGAAACAAGATTTTAAAGCTCAAGAATGAATTAaaacttcaatttgatgtataAGACATGTAAGGAACAGATTTAGGAAGCAAAAATCATAAGGAaggttgatcaagaaagaaggttacctctttatgctttaaatgtgtcaaatctgcccaaactcaaaagacacacaaagaagagaataaatgaaggacaaaaacgaatttagagctgaattaattcaaataagatggtATGTATAGGGCTCAGGTCAATGGAATTTAATGtccctttgaatcttcccaaACAGCCACCTAATTCTTATTTGTGTAGGATTGTGAAAATCTCCCTAATTTCCTCTTAATTTTAGGAAACTTTTAAGACCAGCTGTAATAGAAACCTTTTAACAACcctaatatctatataaaCACACCATGAACAATGATTTCAACACCAAACACGTTTTTCTACTAACGAAGACAATCAAACCAATCtgaccttttttttttgaatcagaatcaaaactacaagaatcaagaactaaacaatGTAGATTTCAAGAATACCAAGAATACTTCAAGAACAATATTAAGAACTCAAGGAGaacaaacaataacttaaaaatggacttgatggagaggaaaacaagaaaaccaaagataaagctaaggatccattgagcatgctacaaggtccaattacaaggtcaaggtctaagaagctacaagaagccttaattggctatatgcaagattgggCTAGTCAAGAAAGctcaattggtcatgctagaATAGacccaagtaaagacacaactgaatgggctttatttaatgttttgcaagtccaagtacatgaagactaatgtgggctaatatttgggctgaaatctcttatttaagttcagaacaatgttatttcctatttttcttatgtggcggCTAggtttaatagttttactagggtttcttatgttaggtggctataaaaacgtCCCTTAAGGTGTGTTTTAGGGATTcgaattttgattaaaattatagtagttgtttcctttgcatatttgcttgaattcttgaattcttgatctatccttgtagcgtgttaagggttagggtttaaagaacttagttttctttaggttctgatcttgattAACTATAtcttgcaatctgatttaagcggttcttggattttgaaactcaatttgttcttgggtttctaagatagtaattcacatgttcataatcattagggtttgtggttctaatccttggaggttcttaacattatgatttttatttttcttttttaataaattaaaattaatttaaaaatatcacaCATGTCTTATctataaagagaaaattagaaaaaaaaagagttgaaATATAGcctaaatttagataaaaactAAAGTGAAGACATTATTGCTAAACAATTTCTTGTCT is a genomic window containing:
- the LOC125370893 gene encoding uncharacterized protein LOC125370893; its protein translation is MKEDDTLEQQRDNIFHTRCHVQGKTCLVIIDGGSCTNVASTLMVEKLGLNLIPHPRPYKLLWLNNCGEIKQVVVPFTIGRYSDEALCDVVPMHVGHILLGRPWEFDTRAFHDGFLNRYSFVKDGRKVTLTPLSPKKVYDDQCKLERERCEAENNKKEHENPKGEIQPKEKTKAKGSFLARESEVRHAFHSSRMLFVVTYKDVYLNTTELDLSLPSVFANLLQEFADVFPEEMPSGLPPQRGIEHQIDFIPGASIPNRPAYRSNPNETKELQR